In Nitrospira sp., one genomic interval encodes:
- a CDS encoding ATP-binding cassette domain-containing protein produces the protein MSRSIAIDVAHLGKVYDKVRAVDDLSFQVYGGEIFGLLGPNGAGKSTTLRILITLLQPTSGSATILGLDTVKDADRVRKTIGYVPQERAIDRFLTGREHLELLADLYHLATDEANTRIAHLLKLVELEPHADRPAKTYSGGMKRKLDIACGLLPDPKILFLDEPTLGLDVQSRLRIWDHVRAMRERGITVVMTTNYLDEADQLCDRIAIIDGGRIKALGSPTELKVGLGGDLVSLTIHEHDRVAGLEAAVKNLPAIRAVAVKPNGLDIRVDSPEKALPAILEAANRLACRLEFIDYHRPRLDDVFIAHTGRSIKDETPKEEER, from the coding sequence ATGTCGCGGTCGATCGCCATCGACGTTGCGCACCTAGGTAAGGTCTATGACAAGGTCCGGGCCGTGGATGATCTGTCGTTTCAAGTCTACGGCGGCGAAATTTTTGGACTCCTCGGCCCGAACGGCGCTGGCAAGAGCACTACGCTTCGCATCTTGATTACGCTGCTCCAGCCCACTTCCGGCTCAGCCACCATCCTCGGCTTGGATACCGTGAAGGATGCAGACCGGGTGCGCAAGACCATCGGCTACGTGCCCCAGGAGCGGGCCATTGATCGGTTCCTTACGGGGCGTGAACATCTGGAACTACTCGCGGATCTCTATCACCTGGCCACGGACGAAGCAAACACCCGTATCGCCCACCTGCTTAAACTGGTCGAACTCGAACCACATGCCGACCGGCCGGCTAAGACTTACTCCGGGGGCATGAAGCGGAAACTGGATATCGCCTGCGGGCTGTTGCCCGATCCCAAGATCCTCTTTTTGGACGAACCGACGCTGGGCTTGGATGTCCAGAGCCGACTGCGGATTTGGGACCATGTGCGGGCGATGCGGGAACGGGGCATCACCGTGGTAATGACGACCAATTATCTCGACGAGGCGGATCAGCTCTGCGACCGCATCGCCATCATCGACGGCGGACGGATCAAGGCCCTAGGATCGCCCACAGAGTTGAAAGTTGGATTAGGCGGCGATTTGGTGTCGCTGACGATCCATGAGCATGACCGGGTGGCGGGCCTAGAAGCGGCGGTCAAGAATCTGCCTGCGATCCGGGCCGTGGCGGTTAAGCCGAACGGATTGGATATCCGGGTCGACTCTCCGGAGAAGGCCTTGCCGGCCATTCTCGAAGCAGCCAACCGTCTGGCCTGCCGACTGGAGTTCATCGATTATCACCGGCCGCGGCTGGACGACGTATTCATCGCCCATACCGGGCGATCCATCAAAGACGAGACCCCCAAGGAGGAGGAGAGGTAG
- a CDS encoding histidine phosphatase family protein, translating into MPKILLVRHGETDWNRSGRVMGNQPIPLNPVGERQARACAEALAHTPIAAIFTSPVLRAVQTAEIVGGPHGLPLRPLSGLSEIGVGEWINRYWQDFADDPAKRDWYSHPDRARPAGGETLREVQARAVAAVQQALESVKDGACLFVSHGDVIRAILSYYLELELAFVRRALIDHASVSGLEVAGESAQLLFLNHRAGLDRLV; encoded by the coding sequence ATGCCAAAAATCCTGCTCGTTCGCCATGGAGAGACCGATTGGAACCGCAGCGGTCGCGTCATGGGCAACCAGCCGATTCCGCTGAATCCCGTCGGTGAACGGCAAGCTCGAGCCTGCGCCGAGGCGCTGGCGCACACGCCGATCGCGGCGATCTTCACCAGCCCAGTCTTGCGGGCCGTACAGACCGCGGAGATCGTCGGAGGCCCGCATGGGCTACCGTTACGACCGTTGTCCGGGCTGAGTGAAATCGGCGTGGGGGAATGGATCAATCGCTATTGGCAGGACTTTGCCGACGACCCGGCCAAGCGTGATTGGTACAGCCATCCGGATCGCGCGCGCCCCGCTGGTGGGGAAACTTTACGGGAGGTACAGGCGCGGGCGGTGGCGGCAGTGCAGCAGGCGCTCGAATCCGTCAAGGACGGCGCTTGTCTCTTCGTCTCGCACGGCGACGTCATCCGAGCGATCCTCTCCTACTACCTTGAGCTTGAGTTGGCATTCGTCCGACGGGCGCTGATCGACCACGCGTCGGTGAGCGGCTTGGAGGTCGCCGGGGAGTCGGCCCAACTCCTGTTCTTGAACCATCGAGCAGGGTTGGACCGACTGGTATAA
- a CDS encoding ABC transporter permease, giving the protein MQEYWQEIRALTMRWVRRLSREKFSMLFTLVQPMLFWLIFFGNLFQRAADMQVTQAPNYISFLAAGVVVMTVLNNGLAGGVDLLFDKENGFLERLMSTPIHRTSVILSRFIFVMTITSLQVLVILGVAWLFGVQPATGLAGVATILLIGMMFGVGLTAISMAMAFSVKSHGDFFSVLGFLSLPMIFLSSALVPLSAMPGWMGFLAQFNPMTWAIDAVRPLILQGWAEALPHVGMVIVVMVLFDALCLYGGARVFRRAMG; this is encoded by the coding sequence ATGCAGGAGTATTGGCAGGAAATCCGGGCCTTGACTATGCGCTGGGTGCGGCGGTTGAGCCGCGAGAAGTTCAGCATGCTCTTCACGCTGGTGCAGCCGATGCTGTTCTGGCTCATTTTCTTCGGCAATTTGTTCCAACGCGCCGCCGATATGCAGGTGACCCAGGCGCCCAATTACATCAGCTTCCTGGCGGCGGGCGTGGTCGTCATGACCGTGCTCAACAACGGCTTGGCTGGCGGGGTCGATCTGCTCTTCGACAAGGAAAACGGGTTCCTGGAGCGGTTGATGTCGACGCCGATCCATCGGACCTCGGTCATTCTCAGCCGATTCATCTTTGTGATGACCATTACCTCCCTGCAGGTCCTGGTGATTCTAGGCGTGGCCTGGTTGTTCGGCGTCCAGCCGGCGACGGGCCTGGCGGGGGTGGCGACGATCCTGCTGATCGGCATGATGTTCGGGGTCGGATTGACCGCGATTTCCATGGCCATGGCGTTCTCGGTGAAGAGCCATGGCGACTTTTTCTCCGTATTGGGGTTCCTGTCGCTGCCGATGATCTTTTTGAGTTCCGCGCTGGTGCCGTTGAGCGCCATGCCGGGGTGGATGGGATTTCTGGCCCAGTTCAACCCCATGACCTGGGCGATCGACGCTGTCCGCCCGTTGATCCTACAAGGGTGGGCCGAAGCGCTGCCCCATGTCGGGATGGTCATCGTTGTGATGGTGCTGTTCGACGCCCTCTGCCTCTACGGCGGCGCCCGCGTCTTCCGGCGCGCGATGGGCTGA
- a CDS encoding metallophosphoesterase produces the protein MIARLMRWQELGRVWIGHWLSRPFHQLFNLIPGLELGLAEAAITSLPLSHAPLAGRRAVHLSDLHLDRYRPRHHALVRTVEDLGPDWIFITGDLLNVRDGLPHMVRFLSELRRLAPVFVTLGNHDHYSGLRVDEFAEQLDRIKVTLLVNQVTFVPLEDGELAIVGLDDPSLHRADLRCIPSYRPGRFTLLLAHAPNILEQLESQHHIDLGLCGHSHAGQWRIPFIPTFWLPPGCHGRTNGLYRNGAHRLYVNRGIGWSVFPVRLNCSPEIVVLDWSS, from the coding sequence ATGATCGCTCGCCTGATGCGCTGGCAGGAACTGGGACGGGTCTGGATCGGCCACTGGCTCAGCCGCCCCTTTCATCAGCTCTTCAACCTCATCCCGGGCCTGGAGTTGGGACTCGCCGAAGCGGCGATCACCTCGCTGCCCCTCAGCCACGCCCCGCTGGCCGGTCGGCGTGCGGTTCACCTCAGCGACCTGCACCTGGATCGGTACCGTCCCAGGCACCACGCCCTCGTCCGGACGGTGGAGGACCTTGGGCCGGACTGGATTTTCATCACCGGTGATCTCCTCAACGTCCGTGACGGCTTGCCGCACATGGTCCGCTTCCTCTCGGAGCTCCGCCGCCTGGCCCCCGTCTTCGTCACGCTCGGCAATCACGACCACTATAGCGGATTGCGTGTGGATGAATTCGCCGAACAGCTCGACCGCATCAAAGTGACGCTCCTGGTCAACCAGGTCACCTTCGTCCCCCTGGAAGACGGAGAACTCGCCATCGTCGGCCTCGACGATCCTTCCCTCCATCGGGCAGACCTGCGCTGCATTCCGTCATACCGACCCGGACGATTCACGCTCCTGCTGGCCCATGCGCCCAACATCCTGGAGCAGCTTGAATCACAGCATCACATCGATCTGGGCCTCTGCGGCCATAGCCATGCGGGCCAATGGCGTATTCCGTTCATCCCGACCTTTTGGCTGCCGCCCGGCTGCCACGGACGCACGAACGGCCTCTACCGGAACGGTGCCCACCGACTCTATGTCAACCGAGGCATCGGCTGGTCGGTGTTTCCCGTTCGACTCAACTGCTCGCCCGAAATCGTCGTCCTGGACTGGTCATCCTGA
- a CDS encoding HEAT repeat domain-containing protein: MPRHAQSGHANLTAIFLLLGLVISGVWIWKRLSPEVQDVVIDQAIPIAALVCAVAVAAWIIVRKIQQRRRRVAQRARLITLFENQSSHDKRLEVAFALIEVNDYQRAGLETIAPRLQELFLTTLKRALGDKQHRVRGMAASHLGVIGDESVVPPLLKALEDDHAYVRASAALGLGRLRASAAKEKLLYASKEDWDQTVRSRAREALERIT; the protein is encoded by the coding sequence ATGCCGCGCCACGCTCAATCGGGCCATGCCAATCTGACCGCTATCTTTCTCTTGCTGGGCCTGGTGATCTCCGGCGTCTGGATCTGGAAGCGCCTCTCGCCGGAGGTGCAGGATGTGGTGATCGATCAGGCCATTCCTATCGCGGCTCTGGTTTGTGCCGTTGCGGTGGCCGCCTGGATCATCGTGCGAAAGATTCAGCAGCGGCGTCGACGGGTTGCGCAGCGAGCGCGGTTGATCACCCTGTTCGAGAACCAATCGTCACACGATAAACGTCTCGAGGTGGCCTTCGCGCTGATCGAAGTGAACGACTATCAGCGTGCCGGGCTGGAAACCATTGCCCCCCGGCTCCAGGAATTGTTCTTGACGACGCTGAAGCGTGCCTTGGGAGACAAGCAGCACCGTGTGCGTGGGATGGCGGCGAGCCATTTGGGCGTCATCGGAGACGAATCGGTCGTGCCGCCTCTGCTGAAGGCGCTGGAAGACGACCATGCCTATGTGCGGGCCAGCGCCGCGCTCGGCCTCGGTCGGCTTCGAGCCTCCGCCGCGAAGGAGAAGTTGCTGTACGCCAGCAAGGAAGATTGGGATCAAACGGTGCGAAGCCGAGCCCGGGAGGCACTGGAACGAATCACGTGA
- a CDS encoding carotenoid 1,2-hydratase → MRLFPLLALLLSCSAVSSVDVGAADGGPAESPISFQRALPGYQYHFPYDHGAHEAFRTEWWYYTGHLTDASGRRFGFQLTFFRRGIPPEQVKTLPSAWSIQQLYLAHVAVTDLSSGRFHYADKLSRGGLGKAGADSGRLHVWIDRWSLSMDDQHRQLLQADTEDFGLDLQVTPLKPPVVHGNQGISRKGGDPSEASHYYSFTRLRTEGRLRQGSETVTVTGIGWMDHEFGSADLGRDIVGWDWFSLHFNDDRELMWYALRRADGSTDPASSGTLVFPDGRTQPINAGDLLITPEAYWTSPRSKARYPQRWRLRAPSLDLDLEVRSLLDDQELDTARSTRVTYWEGAVSAAGQAGGRAVTGQGYVELTGYAKRFTQRL, encoded by the coding sequence ATGCGGCTGTTTCCTCTTTTGGCCCTCCTGCTGTCCTGTTCCGCCGTCTCTTCCGTCGACGTGGGGGCGGCCGACGGTGGGCCGGCGGAGTCGCCCATCTCCTTCCAACGTGCCTTGCCCGGCTATCAGTACCACTTTCCGTACGACCATGGCGCGCATGAAGCCTTCCGCACGGAGTGGTGGTACTACACCGGCCACCTCACCGACGCCAGCGGACGACGCTTCGGCTTTCAGCTGACCTTTTTCCGGCGCGGCATTCCGCCGGAACAGGTCAAGACCCTGCCCTCAGCCTGGTCCATCCAGCAATTGTACCTGGCCCATGTCGCGGTGACGGACCTCTCGAGCGGTCGATTCCATTACGCCGACAAACTCAGTCGTGGCGGTCTGGGCAAAGCAGGCGCGGACAGCGGGCGTCTCCATGTGTGGATCGATCGGTGGTCGCTCTCCATGGACGATCAACACCGGCAACTGCTTCAGGCCGACACCGAGGACTTCGGCCTCGACCTGCAAGTCACACCGCTCAAGCCCCCGGTTGTGCACGGCAACCAAGGGATCAGCCGCAAAGGGGGCGACCCGTCGGAAGCCTCTCACTATTATTCATTCACTCGGTTGCGGACGGAAGGTCGGTTGCGCCAAGGCAGCGAGACCGTGACCGTGACCGGCATCGGTTGGATGGACCACGAGTTCGGCTCCGCCGACCTGGGGCGAGACATCGTCGGGTGGGATTGGTTCAGCCTTCACTTCAACGACGACCGTGAACTCATGTGGTATGCGTTGCGCCGCGCCGATGGCTCCACCGATCCCGCATCGAGCGGCACGTTGGTGTTTCCGGACGGCCGCACCCAGCCGATCAACGCGGGCGACCTCTTGATCACCCCCGAAGCCTATTGGACCAGTCCTCGGTCGAAGGCGCGCTACCCCCAACGGTGGCGCCTCAGGGCTCCGTCGCTGGATCTGGATTTGGAGGTGCGTTCGCTGCTCGACGATCAGGAGTTGGACACCGCCCGCAGCACACGCGTGACTTATTGGGAGGGAGCCGTCTCGGCGGCAGGCCAGGCAGGGGGCAGAGCCGTGACGGGTCAGGGCTATGTCGAGTTAACCGGCTACGCCAAGCGATTTACACAACGACTCTGA
- a CDS encoding LON peptidase substrate-binding domain-containing protein has product MFLEPEREQPTRETSGKPQPFPVPSRIPVFPLPNVVFFPKTYLPLHIFEPRYRQMVADAAARGQCIGMALLKEGWEEQYDGNPPIFSMGCVGRLASVQMLPDGRSNILLQGLDRYEVREEFYEKSYREARIVLKPHEPSLPLDPALRRYLTEVLDEYLQADEEASPLHSLVRPDVSDEVFVNSLSTYLDCTPLEKQFLLEAEHLPQQARRLSDLIQFKVAERRGSGGWS; this is encoded by the coding sequence ATGTTTCTTGAACCGGAGCGCGAGCAACCGACCCGCGAGACATCGGGAAAACCTCAGCCGTTTCCCGTTCCGTCCCGCATTCCGGTGTTTCCCCTCCCCAATGTCGTGTTCTTCCCCAAGACCTATTTGCCGCTCCACATTTTCGAGCCGCGGTACCGTCAAATGGTAGCGGATGCGGCGGCGAGAGGGCAATGTATCGGCATGGCTCTGCTCAAGGAGGGCTGGGAAGAGCAGTACGATGGGAATCCACCTATCTTTTCGATGGGCTGTGTCGGGCGTTTGGCCAGCGTGCAGATGCTGCCGGACGGCCGATCCAATATTCTGCTGCAGGGCCTGGATCGATACGAAGTGCGCGAAGAGTTCTATGAAAAAAGTTATCGGGAGGCCCGCATCGTCCTGAAACCGCACGAACCATCCCTGCCGTTGGATCCGGCGCTGCGCCGATATTTGACGGAGGTGCTCGACGAATATCTCCAGGCGGACGAAGAAGCGTCACCGCTCCACAGCTTGGTTCGCCCTGACGTGAGCGACGAAGTGTTCGTGAACTCCCTCTCGACCTACCTGGACTGTACGCCGTTGGAGAAACAATTCCTATTGGAGGCCGAACATCTGCCGCAGCAGGCCCGGCGGCTCAGTGATTTGATCCAATTCAAAGTGGCCGAGCGGCGCGGCTCCGGCGGGTGGAGTTGA
- a CDS encoding methyltransferase domain-containing protein codes for MDIAKIERVYTSYSGIYDHIFGKIFHESRESAVRNLRIRPEEKILEVGVGTGIALEYYPKNCEIIGIDLSSGMLAKARQRQSHYHLDHVRLMLMDAGQMDFADNTFDTVMAAYVVTAVPDYRKVVNEMIRVCKPGGRIIMLNHFSNGNKLIAAVEKVISPLCKHIGFRTDLSLSHVLEGTNLHVARKEKVNPMKFWHLVECVNQKNGSINGTGRNGHHS; via the coding sequence ATGGATATCGCCAAAATCGAGCGGGTGTACACAAGTTATTCCGGCATCTACGATCACATCTTCGGCAAGATTTTTCACGAGTCGCGCGAATCGGCCGTGCGTAATCTGCGCATTCGACCCGAGGAGAAGATCTTGGAAGTCGGGGTGGGAACGGGCATTGCCCTGGAGTACTATCCGAAGAACTGCGAGATCATCGGTATCGACCTTTCCTCCGGCATGCTGGCCAAGGCCCGTCAGCGCCAGTCTCACTACCACCTTGATCATGTGCGGCTGATGTTGATGGATGCAGGACAGATGGACTTTGCCGACAACACGTTCGACACCGTGATGGCCGCTTACGTCGTGACTGCCGTGCCGGACTACCGTAAAGTCGTGAACGAAATGATCCGCGTGTGCAAGCCGGGCGGCCGCATCATCATGCTCAACCACTTCAGCAACGGCAACAAGTTGATCGCGGCCGTGGAAAAAGTCATCTCTCCCCTCTGTAAACACATCGGTTTCCGGACCGACTTGTCACTGAGTCACGTCCTCGAAGGCACCAATCTCCACGTCGCTAGAAAAGAGAAGGTCAATCCCATGAAATTCTGGCATCTGGTGGAATGCGTGAACCAAAAGAACGGCAGCATCAACGGAACCGGCAGGAACGGTCACCACAGCTGA
- a CDS encoding MarR family transcriptional regulator, with the protein MELPDFQNDPHLKVLRPLVETYLAFWRMDSRHIRSLRLTPSQFDVIATLGDTSGLTCAELSTATLVTKGTLTGVLDRLEEKGLIRRTPVESDRRSTRICLTAKGEELFRKIFAAHTAFLRPYFERALTAAEADQLRLLLLRLRQSFLEAPSS; encoded by the coding sequence GTGGAACTACCGGATTTCCAGAACGATCCGCATTTGAAGGTCCTACGCCCGCTGGTGGAAACGTACCTGGCCTTCTGGCGCATGGATAGCCGACATATCCGTTCGCTGCGCCTCACACCGTCACAATTCGACGTCATCGCGACCCTCGGCGATACCAGCGGGCTGACCTGTGCGGAACTGTCTACTGCCACCCTGGTGACGAAAGGCACGCTGACCGGAGTCCTGGACCGCCTGGAGGAGAAGGGGCTCATTCGACGAACGCCGGTCGAATCCGACCGGAGAAGTACCAGAATCTGCCTGACCGCCAAGGGCGAGGAGCTCTTCAGAAAGATTTTCGCGGCGCACACGGCCTTCCTCCGTCCCTACTTTGAGCGCGCCCTCACCGCGGCAGAAGCGGATCAGCTGCGGCTACTGCTGCTTCGCTTGCGACAGAGCTTCCTGGAGGCCCCCAGTTCATGA
- a CDS encoding MBL fold metallo-hydrolase, giving the protein MIRVTVLGSGTNLHPRRAAAGYVVQTDHIFLLDFGPRTLTNLIKSGVDRHRITHLLFSHFHADHFADFIPFFFDAVIFCKYEAGTRPPLTIIGPRGTKRVMGAMLSTFPSFNRAPFRVTIREVADRAIRLGDTVIRPATVTHAPRLHCLGYRIEYGGRALAYSGDSLYCDGLIRLCYEANLAILDCSFPENRPGSGHLHAGLCGRVAQEAGVDRLVLSHFYPIAERYDVRAQAGQYFSGRIRKARDLLSLRA; this is encoded by the coding sequence ATGATCCGAGTCACGGTGCTGGGCTCCGGCACCAACCTCCATCCGCGCCGCGCCGCCGCGGGGTATGTAGTCCAGACGGACCACATCTTCTTGTTGGACTTCGGGCCCCGCACGCTGACTAACCTCATCAAGAGCGGCGTGGACCGACATCGGATCACCCATCTCTTGTTCTCGCATTTTCACGCCGACCACTTTGCCGATTTTATCCCGTTTTTTTTCGACGCGGTCATTTTCTGCAAGTATGAAGCGGGCACCAGACCGCCGTTGACGATCATCGGCCCCCGCGGCACCAAACGCGTGATGGGAGCGATGTTGTCCACCTTCCCCAGTTTCAACCGCGCGCCCTTCCGAGTCACCATTCGCGAGGTTGCCGATCGCGCCATCAGGCTCGGTGACACCGTGATCCGTCCTGCGACGGTCACCCACGCTCCCCGACTCCACTGTCTGGGCTACCGCATCGAATATGGCGGACGGGCTCTCGCCTATTCGGGCGATTCGTTGTATTGCGACGGCCTGATCCGGCTCTGTTACGAGGCGAACCTCGCCATTTTGGATTGTTCCTTTCCGGAAAATCGCCCGGGATCCGGCCATCTCCACGCGGGCCTCTGCGGTCGCGTGGCGCAGGAAGCCGGAGTCGACCGGTTGGTCCTCTCCCACTTCTATCCCATTGCCGAGCGGTATGACGTTCGAGCACAGGCCGGGCAATACTTCTCCGGCCGTATTCGTAAGGCGCGGGACCTGCTCTCCCTACGGGCCTGA